In Vicia villosa cultivar HV-30 ecotype Madison, WI linkage group LG7, Vvil1.0, whole genome shotgun sequence, the DNA window ACTATGTTAAAAttattacaacacataatatactcTCAACTAACCCAGACCTCCAGTACACTCACACcctccaaaataaatatttaactatatctcacaacactctaatacaagagtataagagaacaaagaaagtcaaatacaaacTTAAAGCGTTTTTGACAGGTGCATCTAGTTTATGCCAAAATAGACTCTGTTTCTGAGTTGTGTGTAAATAGTGTCGGGTGCATCCAAAAATACACCAAACCAAAATGAGTATATATTGGTATGTTGGATTTGTTTACTTCAGTGGCGCGAAGACCTCACTTGAATTTAAGGTCACTGAATACACCTCTCTTGTAGATCTGAAATCTATACTAGGGAATCTCTTAGAATACTCAGGTAATCGAAAAGTTATCAAACTTGAGTATTGTTTATCCTTGATTGACAACGAAAGGAAGACACAATTCAACAACTTTGAGCTGAAGACAGATGGAGATTTAAGGGTTATGTGGAGCACATTTCACCGTTACAAAACAAAATGTTTAGTCGAACTGGTTGTGAGGATTGCAAGATCCATCGAAGATATCTTGAAGATGTTGAAACGTCTTACTTGATAGGAAAATTTATTGTTCCATTTATTTTAACGATTATctataatatttcattttttatgtaTGTCATAATAATTATTGATGCTAATTTATCTCTGTTTCTGTATCTGTTCCGTTTCTGTTCTGTTTCACTAGAATATGAAAATACATGTGTAAGATACATAAATATgcatttctaaatttaatttactcATAGATTTGGGACGtgactaaaaacaaaaaaaattgtgtgtgaatgtgatgcacatGCGTCCGgagatatatatttaaaatatttagattttaagaatatttttatttttcatcaaattGAAAACTCAACTTTTAGGGTGCATTAAACAATCCTCTAattctttatttatgaatttcattattgCATAGACCTATAACACATTGCGTCCCCTATTCCATCTCTAACAATCAATTGGATCAAGAAAGGCTTGCATGATCACAACCACGtacaaattaaatttatttaggcTCACATGCATAGAAGGGGAAAgtaggaaagaaaaaaaaaaaaatcaaattttatcattattattgaaataagggttaaataagtttttggttcctataaatattgcagttttcatttttagtctctcCTTACTTTTAACcaacggtttttacaaaaaaatcatTGCTAAAATCAGATAAAACTGTTGCCTAAAGGCAGAgagagactaaaaatgaaattgtaatatttatagggaccaaaaacttatttaacccttaaaatgATTAACTAATTTGTGGTTTTGTGTGTGCCCAAAtaatttagagaatttctttggccacctcccaaccttctagctcacctctggtgaaaaacccagaatacccctgacttcggaaatgaacttccgaaatgcaagaaaaaggtgttttcggagatgcatcttcgaaagcgccttttttttttaaaaaaaaaattgacttatttcggaaatgcacttccgaaaacaccatttcggaagttcatttccgaaatactgcacgttttgcagattaagcaaaacagccccctccccctaatcatttaccctaatcttcttccaaactcacaccccaagagatttttgtgcaaaccagttccaagctacctcaaaggctccaactacttgctctattacattcaaaagtcctcaaatccattcaatcggtaagcattttgattttaagatctatgattaaaatgtatattagggtgtttacaaatagcaaaaaatgtattaggttagatttatactgatatttaggatgtttagaatgtgtagacataggtttgatgtttggttttggggtctgccatgtgagttgcagaaaactccatcgcaggggtgtttcggaagttcatttccgaaaacacctccatcccagttttcggaaatgaacttccaaactgtatcagaatttcaattatttttgtttcttcttttgtctcgcatattaatcgatttcaattgtttacaggaacatgtcaggcaaccaaccagcacgcatcagacaggggagagagtctcagactgcgtcggctagacgcgagcgggcggcggcgcagctggcgtcgacccagggacgggggcagggccggggacgccgtgtgcgagttcccgtggacgtgggagagggtacatctgcttcaggatctaggagtcggctggctcgggtatcttcttcccgccagcgagaggaggaggaggaggaggaggtgtcagtgccataccacgagtcggagggtgtaccggatgttgaccctccatccggggaggaggatgagcaggaggatggCTATCTGGGAGgaccctttgacacttccgtgctgattcactaccacgatcacgtcgctcggcggatctgggagggagaggtatttttttaatttaaccgtttatttgtcaccattttttataatctaaccgtttatttgtcgcttatttgatatatgtccgcttatttaatatatgtcgcttatttgtttttttttgtaacaggagagagagccgctgaaaatggtcaaccacgcccgcaagattttcggtctgtttaaaccagcaactgagtggtttaacgaccatgtgcgaggttcagggctcagcgggctctgcatgacggggtacaccacgatcagcaccggcatgcagggggcatttgtggagcgttggcacaaggagacgtcctctttccacttgccggttgagGAGATGACGACcaccttgcacgacgtgcagtgtcttctccaccttcCGATTaaggggccgctgttgacccactccaagatctagagggtggaggccattgagtggatgatgctctacttgggcatggagaacgaggttgctcactatgagtgcaccacgacttctgggcctcatgtccggttcaccacactgagcacttattttgagcaccacctggacgcggctgccgaggctgagggtgtgggtaacgagctgttcacagagtatcaccgcggctgcgctctccggtgctggtacatgcatgtggtaggcgctgcatgctttgtggataaGAGTGTCAGGTACGTgatgtgacctacctccgctacttcatggacctggataccgttcactagtggaactggggggcagctactctggcatatctctaccagaagctgaatgaggcctccaactggaggacgaggcagttggtcggatcctgcacactgcttacggtacgttttattttaatacattatcgtatttatttatttatgtttcgtatttatttttaatacattatcgtgtttctgtttcagagctggatcatctcctacttctcccgcatccacggctttcacatcgatcctgcgtacgtggacgccatgcccagggcagccagatacgctctccagatgGGAAACGATGCgatgggaccataccgtctgtacttggaccgcacgatgcacgacgatgtcacctggaggccgttcgtcgactacgctcagattgtcccctttgacggcattgctctatattcaggctggttggcatgcgggaccgacatcatggtccggtatctccctgagcggtgcatgcgtcagttcggattcgtgcagcggatacccaggtcaccctttgaggcagctcccgacacagtgacccgagtgcagctgactgccatatgggaggactggcagcatcatgtggtaccgcaggagtaccgtctcactcgggtcacacaggactggcacagtgaggaggggtacgtcacatggttctaccgggtgtcccatcctctactgagacccgacgttcccggcgctcctaggccagcacatgaggagatcctggagaaccagcaggccgaggatgaccacgccattgatctcctgccgatctgccagcggatagagatgcttgggcgggacgccttggatcggggtgtcgttcttcagggcggtccagatgcagtcgccgtgatggaggcgatcgtcactgatgcgggccgtgcggcggggtacaggcggtaGAGGAGGGCTcggggtgagagggttaggcacacccagtagtggtcgggtttatttattttttgttttcggattgtatattgcgcacactattactatttggttcgacttgtatatattatttggattttatttatcgtattagtattttctgtttatcttattttatttggcgtttgcgtttaattaaaatgcgagactgtttaagaaataacataaaaaaaaacacagtttctgcataattcagaaataaacttccgaattcacccatgaggtgttttcggaagttcatctccgaagacacccccatgaggtgttttcggagatgaacttccgaattatggaatttttttaaaaaaaaaaagcgcttcggaagttcattttcgaagcagggttattttgggattttcgctgggggtgacccccataaggaggtggctaaagaaattttcataatttatatGTCCCTCTCTTGTAATTATGAGTCAATCTCAACATATAATTAAATTATAGATGTACCTCTCCGATGAAGTGCTTTTGTCCTTTGCCGTGTCTCAACAATTCTACCAAGTAATAAATATGTAAGTTTgagtgtgcgtgtgtgtggtctAGCATTAAAAACGCTTGGATCTTAAAAATGTGCTTCTTTCAAGACATATCTTGCAAATTGCATGCGAGTTCTTTTTCTAAAAACTTACAAACAAACTTTAACTATTACCTTACAGCTAatactttttctaaaaaaaacttcAATATGAAAATCATCTTTCTATCTTATAATGGTATGCGTGTTACATGCGAGTTCTTTTCTAATAACTTAAAAACAAACTCTACTTATTGCTTTCTTGGCTTTTTCAATATAGAAAACTCAGTTTACTATTATTAGACCCACACACTGTTCTGATCtacatattatagactaattATCAATACTCCAACAAGATAAAATGTAACTCAAATAAGCCAACAAATCAGCACATACATTGATGGTTTTGTATTTATTTTGCAAGTTGCACTTGCATTATTATCCTTTCATACATTGaagaaattatagaaaaaatACAGCTTTTCAACAGCAATTGTAACATACTTAGTGATATTATTTCAACATTATCTTAGGGTTTGACAAAATCACGTGATTTGATTTCGTTAAAGTTCAAAAATACAACATTTAACAAAATCAATGATTCATCGTGATTCTGTCAATTCTGTTAATCCAGACACGCACTTAACCAGAAGGTTTATACAACTCAAGGACCTTCTTCCACGACGGTCTACTACTTATATCATCCCACCAAGCACTAACATGTTTCCTATCTTTAATCAAATACCCTTTCCCCATATTGTTAACAATATAATCAGTGAAAGGAAGGTGACTCATATCTGCAAGACTAAAAAAATCACCAGCCAAATACTTGCTCTTTGAAAGCCTCTCTTCATAGATGTCCAACACCTTCACAAGCTTTGCTTCACTCTCTTCAATTACCTTAGGATCTGGAGTCTTGTTAGCTGCTAGTGCAGGAAACAAAACATGAACGGTCAAGTTGTATGCTGGTGGGTTATAGCTGTGTGCTTCAACTTCTAACCATTGTTCTATAAGACCTTTCTCTTCTATTGTTTTTCCTAGTAACTCAACTCCTTGAGATCTGTATTTTTCTGCATAGTATCGTATTATAGCTCGAGATTCTGCACAAGCAAATGAAAACATTAAAAATCGGTCCGTAAAACCTAGTTCATCTTGAAAATTTCGATATTATCAGGTCAGAGTCAGACATCTTGTCTCAAGTTCGAATATGAGACCAGATTTCACAACATAAATTTCTAGTGGTTATTATCACTTGTAAGGATATAAAATTTGTTAGTCTATAGCAAGACATTTTGTCTCAGGTTCGAATCCGCGACCAGATATCATAGCATGAGTTTCTAGTAGttattatcattatcattgaCAAAGATATAAAATTCATCTTGCAAATATCAATATTGTTAGTCTAGAACCAAACATCTTGTCTGAGTTTCAAATCCAATACTAGACCTTACAACATAAATTTTTAGTGGTTATTATCACCGAAAAAATATAAAGTTTATCTTATAATATCAATATTGTTAACTTAAAAGACGGACATCTTGTCTCAGGTACGAACCCGAGACTAGATCTCGCTACATGAATTTTTCGTGGTTATTATCATCGACAAAAATATATTAGTTTAATTAGAAAAGTAGAATGTGGGATTAAGATGTTTAACCATAAAGGGTATAATCTCCATCTTGAATTACAGGAACAGTTCCAAAAGGCTGCATGATCAACAAAGAACATGAGTCAGAAAATGaagaatcaaataaaaatatttttatatacttatAGTAAGTTTAagaaagatgaaaggaaaatagAACCTGTAATTTGAGGTACTGAGGATCTTTGTGTTCATCGTTTAAGACATTAACAGGGACAACCTCAAATTCTATTTCCTTCTCAATCAAACAAACTAGAACCCGTTTGGCTGAGGCACAATGGGGACCATACACCTTCACTACCATGGTTTACTTTTTCTCAGAAAAGAAAATGCTTCAATTAGAGAGAAGAAGAATTATAAAAGCTTTTAGTTCGTTCACTTGATATTTATAGACAATAAGTTATAGAGGCCATGCCGATATTGACACTGTTATTcatcataattatttttatgataaaaaaaaattataattatttttgtataaAGATAACGGCAATCAATAACTCAACATCTATCCGatcaaactaaaaaaatttaaagctaaatttttttataagattTTAATGCGACATCGACCGTGAAAATGTAGTAGGCTAAAATCTTGAACAAACAAACAAAGCTGAGGTGGGTCGGTGGAATCATGGGACCAAAGAATATGTGAGAATGATCTACacacaattttttaataaaaatttgctTCATATAGTTAATAGATTAATTATCAATTTGAATTTACTCAGTGACTAATATTTTCTTTAAACACTTCTCCCCTATTTGTGTGATTGTGCCATCTCCATTTTATTGAAATTTTACAAGGTACAATTTTTTTAAGGTGAATATTAGGGTATTTTTTAATTTAGTTGAGTATCTTTATATTTAGTGCTGGAAATGAGACGAGTCGAGTCGAATTCGTCTTATTTCGGCTCAACTTATTAAGAATTGACTCAGCTCAAATATTAGTTCGAGTTGTCACGAATTTTtcccagctcaaactcgactcgttaaaaattcacaaacaattaagttcaactcatttaTTTTACagctcatgaacctaacgagtcgaactatgtatagtttgagttcagctcatttagttaacgaacttaatttttaacttatattcagctcatttggttcatgaacctagttcgaCGATTTAATTATTAAACCGAGTTCTGAACTATTTTTGAGTTGGTTCTGTTCATTCAATCTAttcaatataatttaatattacgtcacttttttaaaattttaaactaaattaaaattttaatacaatttatattaaaaatatcgaTATCCAAGTACTAGGAAATTTACATTTTTTAATGgttttccaaaataaataaataaacgcaTAAAATAAGAGGTAGGTTGTTTCTGTACCTATCAAAATTTTATTATGAAAATATTGAAATATACAATTTTCCCATAAAATGACACACCTTTCATTATGCGATGATTAATAGTGAAACAATTTTTTGAATAGCAATATGATAAAGAAAGAATTGATATtgttgagatgtaattcagattTAAGTGGTTTGAATTTAACTTGCATTGAATATTCGTTTGCATTTAAGTTTAATTTGGTTTAAATTTAGTTGTATGTCTATAAATTGAAGTTGCATTATTACTCATTTGTAACagaaatgagtttgagaataaaaGTTAGTTatagatttattttttttctttcaacaatttttttttatcttcatcttcatctttattTTCTTATGCATCAATAAAGGTGTAAACTCTAACACTTGATATCCAAAGCTTCGATTCCGTTCTTAGGGAAACACGTGTGTACGTGAGGCATGTGATTGATTTTGTCCATCAAATTCACACTAAATTAAAGATCAAATTCGAAGAAGAATGACATTTCTTAATTCTTAAGAATTAGGAAACACGATTGTTGGTGAGAATTGATTGATTTGCACAAGAACGAAGATGAACGGCGGAAACAGTAGCTTGAACCCAAAACTTTCAGTATTCGACAGAAAAAATTGAAATCAGTAGTCGATTCAAATGTGTGTGTTGTTTGGAGATCAAGATGTTTTTGATCTTGCCCATGACAGTTACACGCCGGTTGTAGAAGATGAAACAGACGCGCTAAAGAAACGTGCAACGTAAAATGAGGAAGAATGACAGTtgctcctcaatttgattacataGTTGTAGCCATATAACACTATAAAGATACCAATACCATGAGAATTGAAGAGCTTTAGAGTAGTTTAGAGGCACAAGAATTATGTCTGACTGAAAAGAACTCTGAAAGGGAAATAGAATAGGCTATGAAGGCTACTTTTGTCAAGAAGAACAAAAAGCAAGCATGGTCTAAGAACAATAAAAAGAATGGTGGTGGTGTTCAGAAGTCTGAATCCTCTAATCCAGatgagaaaaaacataaaaatgttcataaaagaAAGGAGTTAATAAGAGAAAGGTTCGGTTCAGTGCTACAATTATAAAAGGTTTGACCACTTTGTTGTTGATTGGTGGTCAAATAAAGAAAGAAAGGATAAAGAAGCCAACATAGTTAGAGGAAATTCTAAGGATGAAACTGTATTATTGATGACATCTGAGAATGAAGATGTAAAAATGATAGACTGATGGTATATAGACACTTCCTGTTCAAATCACCTAACTGAAAACAAGCAATGATTGGTTGATTTTGACTTAGATAGAAAAATCATAATCAAATGGTTGATGATGAATATCTGAATCCGCATCTCTGTATTTAATGTCTTTATAAAGATATTAACTAAATTGTCTTGAGGGACGATTATGAGATATCTGTAAGAtatttggtatgataatcctggatatcttcaagaatcgtgtttgttcactttccgaacaaagtatttcgaccctattctttgtctgggttcacgaaatctttgcggggataattcttgaagaacgatctgtttctgacaatgaagaacaaatcagaatgtagagaggaagtgaGTAATTTCGTATACCAAattgagaccaaaagactccttatataggagaccaataatagagaCGAAaggacacaccttttcggaaacagttatgtctgttggaacaggtgcaactattcaaaccgaattgttatgtccgttgggaaagggtgcaactattcaaacgaaattTTTGCTCGGGGCGCTGCCAGCGGGACCCCAgccaggggcgctgccccttggaccccggcagggcgctgccccgcaccccgccaggggctccgccccttggaccccgacggggcgctgccccgcaccccgccaggggctacgccccttggaaccccgtttctattactcatattcaattacacgtttggctcgacgagcgtgcactccgcactaccctaactcgtttcaaacttaacgcataattgcattggcctatagtaaatcacattactaccaaaatgcattgatgatactaaaatcaccaacaaactccccccattttagtataatccttgattttactttacaggtataacgatcaaacaaacgcatagaagaaaatgtcttacgattgaattttcatcttagtacaaatacacattccaaatattcgaaaatcggggtgtcataatgattgaacccgtcaatccatttgaatatctaaagatatagtacacatatgtttcttacaatactctactattcatacttgacactttacaagccatgtgtccttatccattagtaagcatataggaagccaagtccaagcttcttgaagcggcaaaacttcatgctcacataggtgatccttttaatcttgtaCCTGCAttcacaatttttcaaaagaaccattaagaagatatacttcaacctacccatcacttgcaggtctgagcacataccttgggaagataaacacaattgctccaatctttaactatgatctttccacattgaattctgcttctaacattgtattagaagggaattgggtataccataactaatagatttaaatggactttaatcccatcccaattaccgacttctttactaagtctcttgctaaccccttcgtcaagtggtcagctaagttttgttgcgaccgaacaaactcaatagatatcaccccattcatgattaattccctaatcatactatgtctaatacccaaatgtctagactttccattgtatatttgactgtatgctttagccagtgtggcactactatcacaacggattgaaattggtgatatcggtttaggccatatcggaatctcatataccaagttccttagccattctgcttctttaccagcagcagctaatgctacaaactcagattccattgttgaactagttatacatgtttgctttttggaagcccatgagatggcacctcccccaagcaagaacacccatccacttgtagaggatgaatcttcaacattatttatccaactagcatccgtATAACCttctaacaccgaaggaaatcccatatatgacaatccataattcatagtaccctttaagtacttgaataccctagttattgcatgccaatgatgtttactaggattactagtaaatctgctcaactttccaaccgcataagcaatatccggtctagtgctaatcatagcatacatcaaagagcctatagctcttgagtattcgagttgatccacaggtttacctgtatttggcataagcttttctcctggatccatgggagtacttaccggagaacaattttcataattgaatttcttgagtattttctcaatgtaatgagattgcgtaattacaatccccttattctcccgtttaatcttaataccaagaataacgtccgcttctcccatatccttcatggagaactttgatgacaagaaaacctttgttttatcaacttgactttggtcggtgccaaagatcaacatgtcatcaacatatagacaaataaaaactcctttaccggatatatcaaatttgctatatacacatttgtcagcttggtttagaatgaaaccattagacaaaacaacctcatcaaacttttgatgccactgcttcggagcttgtttcagcccatacaacgacttaactagcCTACAAACTTTATGCTCATTACCAGGCATTACAAaaccttcaggttgcttcatgtacacttcttcttccaaatcaccattcagaaatgctgttttgacatccatttgatgaatcactagattatgaatagccgccaaggcaatcaacaatctaatagtagtgatacgGGCAACCGGAGCAGCGGGACCCCAgccaggggcgctgccccttggaccccggcagggcgctgccccacaccccgccaggggctccgccccttggaccccgacggggcgctgccccgcaccccgccaggggctacgccccttggaaccccgtttctattactcatattcaattacacgtttggctcgacgagcgtgcactccgcactaccctaactcgtttcaaacttaacgcataattgcattggcctatagtaaatcacattactaccaaaatgcattgatgatactaaaatcaccaacaatatCTACTAAACTATCTTACGGACGGTTATGTGTTTGTTTGTCGCGTGTATTTTAggtttatttttaagttttttcgATTATTGGATTGGATtggtatattttaatattattttgggTTAATAGATTTTTAATAGGTTTATCCTTGAAAcattttttgttttgaatatttttaataatattacattagatttttcaaaaacaaactcGTAGTCATAGATATGAAGAAACCATCATATTCTTTCTTTATTCAATGTAGTTAATTTTTGGAACTGCTTCTTATCTTTGCTAACTCACATGTGGTGGTGGTTAACGATATGATTAAGTGTTAGTATGATAGGAAAAAGGACTAGTTGACACGAAATTGGTTGGAAGAGCGTTGTAAATACGTAATGTAAATAAGAATAGGAAAGAAAGAGACAATGTCATGACAATTTTAATTCTAATCCTAGTTATTTTAGATGATGCTATCTTAGTAGACGATCatcattctaattttttttcttcaaattttagatGATTATATAAATAAACAACGGCACCACATATTATTGAATTTTTGTGAACTTCCAATAAGTGCCGGATTATCATAAAACTAACAGCAGAAAGAAATATGTCAcaagtaaaaaataaattataaaggatattaaaatgaattagaaattaaaaaattaaaattttattaattaaataatataatattttaagttttaaaaatttgaatgtgTAATTTTAAGATGAATATTTGTATATATCTTATTCTTTAGCATTTGTAATAAAGGCACAAGTtagtattaattttattttaaagagtAAATATATTAAAGACCAAAATGATAGTAGTTTTTAAATACAAAACTAGTTTGCTATAGAAATATTTTAAATGGTTTTTAttctgttaaaaaaattatttcataataGTTCGTAAGAGCTAACTCAACAAATAAATTTCGATATTGTTAGATCTAAAGACAAATTTTAGATTTGAACATGACATCATAGTTGTGTGTGATTTAGTTTGGTGGGGATTACTATTTCATCTACTCATTAAATATATATGAAGTTAGGGTTATTATGGATATTTATGTTTGAATTGTGCaagaatgaaaataaagagatgGGTCATTGTGAGGAGGAAATATTTGTATTGGGTCAAATACTCacataaaattcaaacaaatgAGAGATAAATCACATATTCATCCAAAATTTTAAGAGAATAAGTGAACGagtcctctcacttataaagtgttcaacttTCAATTTTtcaagcaatgtgggacttacAACTCACACTTATTTTTCAACAATCTCTCTCAAGTGTGATTCCATCCACTATGCTTCCCCTCAAGCGGGAGCTCTTTCATCCACACGTTTGTACCGCTGTTGACAAACACCCTTACTCGTCATGGGCATTACAAATGGGACACGCCGCCTGACCACCACCATTTCAAGAAAACTTTCGATACAAGAAGTTGGTCCTTTACTCGAATTAGACTCTGATACCACCGATAGATTATCATGAGGGAAAAGCATTTACATTGAGTTATACAGTCACTTAAATGTTAAAGACTCGCCCAAACAACTGAGAGAGACATCACATATTCACCAAAAACTTTAAGGTAATAGGTGAACGAGTCCTCTCACTTATAAAATGCTCAACTTTCATTTTTTTAAGTAATGTTGGACTTACAACTCAC includes these proteins:
- the LOC131615863 gene encoding glutathione S-transferase F9-like — translated: MVVKVYGPHCASAKRVLVCLIEKEIEFEVVPVNVLNDEHKDPQYLKLQPFGTVPVIQDGDYTLYESRAIIRYYAEKYRSQGVELLGKTIEEKGLIEQWLEVEAHSYNPPAYNLTVHVLFPALAANKTPDPKVIEESEAKLVKVLDIYEERLSKSKYLAGDFFSLADMSHLPFTDYIVNNMGKGYLIKDRKHVSAWWDDISSRPSWKKVLELYKPSG